tttaacaaaacaaaaacatctgtttacaacgagagagagcaacacagatgctgtcatttaaatgtcattttagttGTTGGAGGTGGAAAGAAACCAAAGAAACCAGAGAACCGGTACCttcaacagcgctaaccactccgccacctGGATTTTTCAAGAAATTGATATTTATGAATTTAATTGCATAAAGGtagtttttaaaattacaacAGACAAATGAAATCACACGTGAATGCACAGAAACCCGACATCATACATCCTGACCTGTGAGGTTCAGATACGGACGCGCTGACATCTGTGAAAACGACTCGTTCTACTGAGGCCACAGCTGAactctgaccaatcacagatCAAACTGGCTTTACTTTACTAATCTCCATGATAAACATATGCTTTTAATTCCAACGTTGGCCATTTCCCTCTCACAGCCTCGACCCGTGTGTATTTAGAATATCAGCTTGAGTCGTGTTAATAAAAATATTAGGCTTAGCGAGAGAGGAAGTGATAATTCACAGCATATGGGGATTATCAATAAATGGAGCAGGGGAAGATGAACAACCATTCCAGAGACACATAGCAACGTTTCCCTGGACTGAGAACGCAGGTCTGCTGAGACGAGAATTACTAATAGTTGATGCTGTGAAACTTTTTATAACTGTAAGAAGggaatcatttaaaatgatctcTACCAAAGTGCTGATTACTGGAATGCTCCTTTAATCATGTGCTTGGGTGGGAAACTGCAGTTTCAGACAATAAATCtgtactttctttctttttacaataaattacttcaAGACCAATCTCACTCTAATACTTTAGAAAGACTCATGAAATTTAAGTTGGATTTCCTTTTGTCTGCTTACAGTGAAATACCACGAATactacagaattatttcaacaaaaTAGTACATTTAATTTGAGACAAAAACAAGCCTCCGAATACTTTTCCCATGATGTCGGCAGGATGGAGAATATAACGAAGGTTTGGGGTTCAGTAGGTCGAAACATTTGACTTCCCCATTCAGTGACTGGCAGGTTGTCGTCAGAATCCTCCCCTTTTATAGTTCAGgcaaaaacaataaacattGATGCAGAAGTCTAAAACATGAAGTTTCTGAAACTCTGAATagtataaatgtaaaaacacgtaaatatttacattacaaGTTTGCAACATGGTAAAACCatgatgaatttttttttatcagtaaaACAGATCCAATGTTTCATGAAAAACACAAGGAAAATGTAGACGAACAGTttggggtgatgggggggggggataattatCTCGAGATACTTTCATTTCTACGCACACAGAGAAGCTCCCACCAGCCATATCTTCATGTGGGAGACGGCTCAGTTCTTTTGCTCCCTGGATGTGGACATTCTCATGCGGGAAAACGTTGACCAGATCAGGTAGACGTCTGAGTGATGGacatgtagcccccccccccccccggcctccttTCAGGACCCGCTGTGATGCAGTCAACCAAAGACTAACAGCAGAACGATGCAGGCTGAATTCACTATTATTAAAGGAactgtgaaaatgaatgaaaaaaaaaacacacaaggtcAATTCATCAacttcaaaaataataacaacaagcCATTTATTATTCAAAGAATCAAAGCCAGCAAGCAAGCAAAAGTACATGTTCATGTAGACTAAAGTGTTTTTAAACACCCACTGAGCTGACTTTATCTGAATTTGTCCGTTTTCTGGTAGATGCCGTGCgctttttaaataatgacattttctaATGTGGCTGTCAGTAGAAATGAACGCAGGCGTCCGGGTCGGTCTGtttttgtgaaaaaaataagattTGAATAAAAGGTTTCCaaatactgtaaaataaagtactattcttttttttttttttttaaatgtagtaAACATTGATACAACAGTCGTACCTCTCATGACAGTCCGGACGGAGCGGATGAGGTTGAGGATTTGGGCTTTGACtcctggatcatccccaaagcCTCCAACGCCCTGTTCGACACTCCACCCGACTGGAGACAGGGACAAGGGACAAGGGTCAAGGGACAAGGGACAAGGGACAAGAGGATAAAAACATCCGTAGGGAAAAAAGGCGACAGTGCAAATGTTTAAAGGAGAGTAAAACTAACGTATCCTGTTGCATAGTTCACATTTCCCTCTTAAAATCTTCTGTCAACACATTCTACACACGATGAACTACGCAGCAAGCTAGCAGCGGCTAGCAGCGGCTAGCAGCGGCTAGCCCGGCCGGCGCGCACCGTCATTTCACTAAAACGGCCGATGCTCGACCCGTAGAACCAGGCGGAGATCTTACTCTTGCTGAGGAACCTCTCTTCGTGGAGCACAGCGACCGCGTTCGTGCACAGAATAGCGGTCTGGATGAGGGAGTACAGCGTCAGCGCCATGTTGGCAACTTCTTCTTCGccgcttctttcttcttcttctacgctCGCTCACCCCGCCCACAGATACGAATGCCGTAAAGACTCGGCGAGTGTCGCGCAAGCAGAAGCGCGTTACGGTGACGCGgacgttttgtttttctttatgttGACATTGATCAATGCATATTAATCAATATTAATCCTATTTTGGTCTTGGAGAGACATTTTCTACTGGCTTTTAATACATtatatttctgctgctgctacacATTCAGTTCATTTGAATCATTTTAGCTTTTCTGTTCTTCTGTCTTCTGTTCTTTTATccctttaaaattaaatgattaattaaaaatatttttactcaTTCATGCACTTGACCTCACAATGAACCACCAATGAAATTAATCTTATTTCAGctccatttttttaaagtatcaaaataacacaaaaataatttaaatttgaatttttaATGAATTTGGTTTTTGTGAGAGTCCACAAACATTCTTGCTATTGTATAGACTTTTAATTTACACATAAATAGTagagaaacaacaagaacatatttaaatacatctgCATTAACAATTTATAATGATAACATTTCTCTCATAAATGACAACTTTATTCATCAATTAATTTCGTTCTATAAATGAGGTGTGTGAGTTCTctcttttattctttattcacGTAACCTCACCGCACCACCATTATCGTCGTCATCACCATGTCTTGTTCTTCTTTACACAGTAGAATAAATAATACTTTCACAATCAGGGTCTTAGGTCCcgataatcaaataaataaacaaacaaacaaagacacagactgACTGTGAGATTCAATATTCTCACGTATGACATGTGATACAGTCAGGTGAAATAATTTACAGGTAGCTGTACAACATCTTCAGTCTCTTGAGCCTCGTACAGAGTCGGCCTTTAAATGTCTCATGGGACCATCCGATAAGCATTTTAACATGCTTAGAAATTAAAAGGAGACACAAATATCCAGATGCATTGAACTTAATACTGTATGTTTTTGGACATTCAGAAAAAAATTCACTCCAATACTAAACTGTGGGTACAAATTGTTCTGCAAGTGTACAGTTTGTATAAAACACAAACCCTTTCAGCGCTGtcaataatttgttttcaagGGGAAGTTTGATCAATAAACACAGCTGGACACAAAGAGGAGAATCCCTTTGGGGGAGTATATTTCTTTTCATGGTGCCTTTTCATACAACAAAAATCCTTATTGTGAAATTTGTCATCACCCTCAGTTCGGTGTATTTACAGTTTGGCCAGCAGCACAGTGACTCGCAGTCTGTCTTCCTTGCTCATTTACAGTTTTGGAGAAATGCAGAACATGCCTTCCTGGTGGTCTTTAGCAGCCTCTTCTCAAAAGACAAGGAAGGAATGTGGTTGCTTTGGTCCTTGTTGGGTGAAGCTTTGGGTCTCGCTTCTGGTCGAATGGGCAATGAGGATGTAGCAGGCAGCCTTTTTGTGTCCCGTGATGCCAACAGTTTGGTTCCGCTTCAGATCAGTCAGTTTGGGGACTAAACTGGACCCCGGGGACTAGaaatagaaatgcatttttttcctaGTGTCCTAACACTTAGTCGGACAATCGAGTCCAAATGTGTTGTCACTGAACAGACTTTCAGTGCAGGGTTATTAACAGAGGCTGGACTGCAGAGCCAAAAAGCAAGAAATGTATGAATGCTATATGGTTTTATTCCTTCCTGTTTCAACATTACTGTCAGTTTTTTGggggtgaaatgtttttttttaattattagtCTTGCGCAGGCCATCCACAGAAATGCAGACAGGTTGTTCTTTCGTGGGATTTTCTTACCTCAGCCTGTGAAGACAGTAAATAAATAGCAAGCCATTAGTATTgtgctgtgattttgtgtttttcaaatCCTGACAGATCTGGATCCTTAATGTTTACATTGGGTCCAGACATCATCAAGCTACTTTTAGCCACTGAAAGccattaagaaataaaaatgttccatGATTAACATTGTAGGTATCAGACTGCTGAGGTTTACTGGACCACGATGACTAATGCGGAATTTAAACAGCAAAAAGTCACCAAATTTCACCATTAAATTACCAACTTAAATAAAAGTAAACCAGGGAGTAGAAATTGATCTGACTTAAAATGATAAAATTCAGTATAAATGTGGTCCagctttcaaataaaaaatgccgtgacatttttttaaaatatccatttaaaaacaTGAATTTCCTGCAGCTACTGCAAGTGTTAATAACCTGACATACACATCTCGACCGCAGTTATATTAATGTGCCGTATTATTTCATTCACCTTTCATTTACTTGTTCAAATGGGAGctgatcttttcttttctgatgATGTTTGCGTAGGGAatctaaaggaaaaaaaagtttgagaTGAACGTCACATTAATCCTGAATAGACAAGACagacaataataaaaaataaaacaggatatgGTGATATTGATAGTTGTTCAAACATTTCcttcaaaatatttaaaatgcattttcctATTTTCAAAACGCAAACAAGCTTCTGTAAGTACGATTAAGATTGCATTACAAGTCAACCGGAAAAGCGAGTTCGGTGTTTAATCTATGCGATTGATAGTCAATCAAATTTTAAAATAAGCTGCAGTGACATTAACCCATACGTTTTGTTGGAGTGCATTTGGATGAGAGTGAAATGAAGGTATCATTAGCCTCATGCGCTGCTTCTGAAGGCGTGCGTCATTGTTTTAGTGCCATGTATTCACATGCTCTTCGTTGTGCACGCTTTGAAATGAGCTCTGATGCCCGTTCGGTCGTCTTGCCTTTGCGCCTACTTGAATGCAGCGTGCACACGCGTGACTTTGCAGTGCATGTGTGGGGTTTGCAAtcatagcacacacacacacacacacacacatgaacgtGTACAGTTGTTGCCTGTGTCAAACAGTGAAGACAAACTCCGTCTGCCAGCCTGTCTGCCCAGCTGCTCGGGTGATTGATGTGGACGGGAACACTCAGAAGACTGCTGCAGAGGAACCAGTCACCCGTGAAAGACGAGCCAGGTGATTGGCTCCGTCTTTCGGTGGACAGCAGAAGTGTCCATTCGAGCCATGCTTTTACACGTGTTTTAAATTTAAGCGATTTAATAAGATTCCACATGTACGTCTGCATTCCAACCCAGTGTTTGTATTTCTTATTCATTCCAAACTAAGTGACTATATTTTATTGAAAAGTGCTTCATAATTAGTCGCAATCATATTCCTTCTTTTTCTAAATCATTAGCTTCTTCTAAGTAATGCGTCTTTAAAAGgatgttttatttgtcattaaagGTGTAgaagttatatttattttccatcagtGTTCGGCACTGATTGCATCTTAATAGTCTTACCATCTGTAGCTGCTGAACCATCTCTTCTCTGTAGGCGAGCTCTCGTTTCATCTGGTCTTGGAAATTATCTGAAATGAACGAAACAATCTATGATCTGCCTGAGCCGAGTTATCATTTGAGTAAGTGATTGAATACAGTTATAAAAGACAGCTCATAAAAGATGAGGGTGAATAGAACAgtaggaggatggggggggggggcatagagcAGAACTTAGGAAAGATAGAGACAGAGAAATTGTCCTTCAGAGgatgaaaaaaaagtgaaacgaggaaaaataaaatacttacgAAATACGGGAAACGGCGAGGTGCCCTTCAGGGCATGAAACTCCTGCTCCAGTCTCCTCCTGAAGTCGATCTGCTCAAGCAGAACCTTCTGGAGCTCCTCTGCAGGAGAACGAAGACAGACGAAAACAGGGCTGTCTGTTAGAGACAAATACAGTAAAGCAGGGCTTACTCTTGGGATTAAATGCATTTACGTTTTCTTTAAACATGCGCGGACCAAGTGACAAAGCTTTACCTTTCTCCATGTGCTCGACATCCTTCTTTAGAGGCGCCGGAGAGGCTGAGTCTTGGCTTGGATCACCTGAGGATACATTCATTCCAGTTAGAGTCATAATACATCTGGTGCAGGGAGCACATGCAGATCAAGACTCCACCACAACACAAGTATTTCAGATTTCCATCCATTATTCTCATCCTGGACCGATTCTCCATCAGTCCTCCTCattgtctcctctctctgtttaaACCCTTCTTCATCACCTCGCCCTCGAAACGGGCCCCCGCCAGTGCGGCTGTAATTCATTATTTGGCCAGTAGGTGTCAGTGTATGTCCGACATCCTCAATGTCCTGCTCATCTTGCCCTCTATTTAAGACAACAAAAGAACATTGCTTCTATTTGCAGATGTGAGTAAATCGATTTTGCAGCTCTTATAATTGAACTCCATCTCTGGGCTGTAAAGTAGAAGTTTAAATGTCTGTTCCACTAATTTTACTCAAAAACTATAACCTTGGAGGTTCCTCTACTTTCACGGCTTAATTTCCCAATGAAAGAACTATTACTTTATGACAGGCACATAGTTTTGACTGATATCGGGGACAACAGCGGGACGGACGGACACAATAACTATATacctaaaataaatgtaatttgcaCTTGTTGCTATACTACTTTTATACATATACTGTAATTTGAAAAGTTCATGCTTTTATGTCAACCAAAACTTTAATAAGATTTTTTCGGATTTGTCTtgtttaaagtttttattttgttctgcttttatgtgtatggatatgtgtgtgtgtgtgtgtgtgtgcgcgctatTGCATCTGTGTTGGGACAGTATACATCTTAAATGAAGCGATCCCATCTCGATGTGTATATTCTCCTCCAGTCATTTCATATCctaagcctctctctctctctctctctctctctcagaaggaGAGAATGAgagttctcctctcctcctctcctccctcacttttcctctcctctctctgtctcatttGACAAGCAAATTTGCAGACAGTGCCCGAGGATAACAACCTCGTTTGACAGTCAATTAACCGTGAATAGTCAAAGCCAAGGCGGTTTGCATTACATAAATGGaaaattagattattttttctccctagaaacagagggagagttTAAAGAcagtggatggggggggggctcggaggAATCAGGCCTTCTAATCACGTAGAGCTTCCCACCGCCCAGGGAGACATTTGGCAATCAGGGGAAAGGTGGTCTCATTTAATTTGTTTCGTGTAATTTTTCGAAATACATTATACATTGTGCGCAGGGATCATTAcgttgtgtgtatgtgggggttgagggagtggagggggggcgggggtagaTATAAACGTTGGCACAGATGTCATAAAGCACTTTTAATGTCTTCCTGACAGATATAAAAAGGCAATAAGCTGTGATCTTTTTCAAACGGAAAGGGGTTTATTTTTGCGctgaggaaggggaaaaaaaggcaaTTATGTCGGCGGTGATATGAGTCTAGGATGGAGATTGCCAGCTCGGCTGCTTATCTCTGAGCTGATGTTTTCTTGTTGAACTAGAACGGCCCCCCTAAGAGTAACAGCCCCGGTGACAACGGCGCTAAAGAGAGGCAGccactgctgctgtttcatctctctgtgtatttatatgatCCCTTAATTCACtgtctgagaggaggagggggaggatgaggggggggggggggtgatgctgaAGACTAAGGAGCTTTAAGTATGCTGAGCCTCATTTGTGTAATAAGAATAAATGCCATTGTAACTTGTGTGTATGAAGTAAGATCATTTTccaaatgagtttttttttaatcagcattgtttgttttatatgtaGTAATATTTACTCTTGTactcttttatttgatttgtgttATCTTTTTGTGCAACAGGAAAGGAATACGCATGGAACGGATTTGGTTTCTTTGTATTTATCAGTATAAATAATGATAACTCTTTTGATGTCAGactgcaaatgaaataaataaactagaTTTCTCATCTGTATAAAAGTGAAAACAAATTGCAGTTTGCATTTCAAAGTTagatttacagtaaaaaaaaatgcatttgcaaatatcattgttgttttatttcctgcttttagTGCTGAGACTGATTAAATATTGAGACTTGAGATgtaaaattcaaaataaaacgagagtaaaaacaaatgcagagaTTAAATTAACATTAGCACCCCAATAATTATTCTATTGGGAGTGTCCAACTCGCAGTTACAAAATCTTCATTGACTTATGTTGTCGTTTAACATCTGCAGCTGCTCGACATCGACAAGCACGAAAAGCAAAGTGATTGTACCTGAGCTTTCCCTCCAGTAGTCGGGCGCTGACGTCTCACTCTCTGGCACGAAGAAACTATTCTGCTCTTTGCTCTCATCTGGGGGAAAATGAGACAGAAAGGCAGATGGGAGAGTTTCAGTAAGGCCCATTGGTTGAGCTGGTTATCCAGACACTTGGAGATAACTAAGTGTGCACatggtgtgtgggtgtgtgtgtgtgtgtgtctgtgtccgtgTCTGCGAGACATTTTTGTCGGGGAAAGGGTCGGAGCAGGAGATGAAAGGAGCAAATGAAACATCACAAGAATATGAGCCTCGCAGGGACCAGGAGACGCGATAAAACCACTCAGTCAGACGCTGAACGAAACAAAGACGGCGTAATACAACTGACTCAGACGTCTGATGAAACAGGTAGCGTGTAGCGGTTTGCCGAAATGGGTTGTGAAAAGCTATTTGATGAAATGATGTAAAAACATGTTACAACATCTGATGACACCAAAAATGTGGTGAAACAACCGCACGGTGAA
The nucleotide sequence above comes from Brachionichthys hirsutus isolate HB-005 chromosome 19, CSIRO-AGI_Bhir_v1, whole genome shotgun sequence. Encoded proteins:
- the ier3ip1 gene encoding immediate early response 3-interacting protein 1, with the protein product MALTLYSLIQTAILCTNAVAVLHEERFLSKIGWSVEQGVGGFGDDPGVKAQILNLIRSVRTVMRVPLIIVNSACIVLLLVFG